A single window of Methanomassiliicoccaceae archaeon DNA harbors:
- a CDS encoding HEAT repeat domain-containing protein translates to MSDNRVSYLERFLGGIDKIEAGRLGGISDDRWLVTYYRPDYSPVILRYLSYGNENVRAETVMLLTDVREPAAADIVRRMIVSDTEKVRGACIGYLSIVADAEERIPHLMDTLRRSRGEDFSKAASQMGSIGRSEDIDGLRKIYGQVRGDMRKDIFNTLTRIIGRYPELEPKRDLILSVPIPPDEDSYDRFITASVEYIDKRYRENVSGLDKISANTGNNVASALNKMRMRIYNESENIQYYGAEESERTEKLTELVLWASKDLASKTVRANGPGHLCPKCGAQMILYRGLWSCPNC, encoded by the coding sequence ATGTCAGATAATAGGGTCAGCTATCTCGAGCGTTTCCTGGGAGGGATCGATAAGATCGAGGCTGGCCGTCTGGGAGGAATATCCGACGACCGATGGCTGGTAACATATTACAGGCCAGATTACTCCCCCGTAATTCTAAGATACCTTTCGTACGGAAACGAGAACGTACGGGCCGAGACCGTGATGTTGTTGACCGATGTCCGAGAGCCTGCTGCGGCAGACATCGTCCGCAGGATGATCGTCTCCGACACGGAGAAGGTTCGCGGTGCATGCATCGGATATCTGAGCATCGTTGCAGATGCCGAAGAGCGGATCCCCCACCTTATGGATACGCTCAGGCGCTCTCGCGGAGAAGATTTCTCGAAGGCGGCATCGCAGATGGGTTCCATCGGGCGTTCCGAGGACATAGACGGGTTACGCAAGATATACGGTCAGGTACGGGGCGACATGCGTAAGGACATCTTCAATACACTGACACGTATAATCGGCCGTTACCCGGAACTCGAGCCCAAACGGGACCTGATACTGTCGGTGCCGATACCTCCGGATGAAGACTCTTACGACCGTTTCATAACCGCCTCTGTCGAGTATATAGACAAGCGTTACAGGGAGAACGTTTCGGGACTCGACAAGATCAGCGCCAATACGGGTAACAACGTGGCCTCGGCCCTCAATAAGATGAGGATGAGGATCTATAACGAATCTGAAAATATTCAATACTACGGTGCCGAAGAATCGGAAAGGACGGAGAAGCTCACGGAGCTCGTATTGTGGGCATCCAAGGACCTCGCCTCGAAAACGGTCCGTGCAAACGGTCCGGGACATCTGTGCCCGAAGTGCGGAGCTCAGATGATATTGTACCGCGGACTGTGGTCCTGCCCGAATTGCTGA
- a CDS encoding YdbC family protein: MASEFTYEIVEEIATLSQSSKGWTKELNLISWNEREPKYDIREWSPDRSKMGKGVTLSNEEVSILKKALDSRDDIE; the protein is encoded by the coding sequence ATGGCAAGCGAATTTACATATGAGATTGTCGAAGAGATAGCGACACTGTCCCAATCTTCGAAGGGCTGGACAAAAGAACTCAACCTCATCAGCTGGAACGAGAGGGAACCTAAGTACGACATAAGGGAGTGGTCTCCCGACAGAAGCAAGATGGGAAAAGGAGTCACACTTTCCAACGAAGAGGTTTCCATTCTGAAGAAGGCCCTGGATTCCAGAGACGACATAGAGTGA
- a CDS encoding RNA-binding domain-containing protein, whose amino-acid sequence MQSTFRWIRARVMCYATEDKERVSEMFKTFIGTDEWNEDLVEGELGNITVIMDAELTRQKPIDEMFARLSQSTVDEIIAELDERIDEECTFYVRLNKQMAISGSYVVASGGDVISLTCKIASYPAKKELAVDILREYLSSLPRSAPELP is encoded by the coding sequence ATGCAATCGACTTTCCGTTGGATAAGAGCCAGGGTTATGTGCTATGCTACCGAAGATAAAGAAAGAGTGTCAGAGATGTTCAAAACGTTCATCGGTACCGACGAATGGAACGAAGACCTCGTCGAGGGCGAACTGGGAAACATCACAGTAATAATGGACGCGGAGCTGACCAGACAGAAGCCCATTGATGAGATGTTCGCAAGGCTTAGTCAGAGCACCGTTGACGAGATCATAGCCGAACTTGACGAACGCATCGACGAGGAATGCACTTTCTACGTGCGTCTGAACAAACAGATGGCGATATCCGGGTCATACGTCGTGGCATCGGGAGGGGATGTGATCTCCCTTACTTGCAAGATAGCATCGTATCCCGCCAAAAAGGAGCTTGCCGTCGATATTCTCAGAGAATATCTCAGTTCCCTTCCCCGGTCGGCTCCTGAACTTCCTTGA
- a CDS encoding CxxC-x17-CxxC domain-containing protein, whose translation MAYGEDRNRGFRDNREPREMFDTTCSDCGKECQVPFKPTDGRPVYCRDCFQKHRPADREGGNGGRRPRY comes from the coding sequence ATGGCCTACGGAGAAGACAGGAACAGAGGATTTAGAGACAACAGGGAGCCCAGGGAGATGTTCGACACCACCTGCTCCGACTGCGGAAAAGAGTGCCAGGTGCCCTTCAAGCCCACCGACGGAAGGCCCGTCTACTGCAGGGACTGCTTCCAGAAGCACCGCCCCGCTGACAGGGAAGGCGGCAACGGCGGCAGGCGCCCGAGATACTGA
- a CDS encoding hemolysin family protein — protein MDVGLVVILSVIIFLLLLGAVYFSMSEMAYSSVNNIRLKKFESDGVKNATKALALSEDFERLLTTILVGNNILNIAASTTCTMLFTEQLFPESPALGTVIATVFMTLVILTFGEIAPKNLAKRRADHFALKLAGSLTLAVTVLTPITWFFIKLSSAFTKESKKNTSLTLTEDELVVMIDEIEEEGTLEKSESDLIKSAITFDDTSISEVYIPRVDIVAASKDINMDELKEMFTHTGYSRIPIYDGSIDRIIGVVNAKDFFRRVVNHDNFNLIDIIRQVKFFQESASLAEVLNALQKTKVHMAVVLDSFGGTLGIVTLEDIIEELVGEIWDESDDVKLPVVREADGSYTVIGDANIYNVMDDLGLKFDPEDYADYNVSGYVQYMIDDIPYRGAVVDNDNVKITVKSIKGRRVKEARFDIKEVQEPTGEGN, from the coding sequence ATGGACGTAGGGCTCGTCGTAATTTTATCCGTAATAATATTCCTTCTTCTGCTGGGTGCAGTTTACTTCTCGATGTCCGAGATGGCATATTCCAGCGTGAACAACATCCGTCTGAAGAAATTCGAGAGCGACGGAGTTAAAAACGCCACGAAAGCGCTCGCGCTATCCGAGGATTTCGAAAGGCTCCTCACCACGATACTTGTGGGCAACAACATACTCAACATCGCGGCTTCCACAACCTGTACGATGCTGTTCACGGAACAGCTGTTCCCTGAAAGCCCGGCTCTGGGCACCGTAATCGCGACTGTGTTCATGACCTTGGTGATCCTAACGTTCGGAGAGATAGCACCGAAGAACCTGGCTAAGAGGAGGGCAGACCATTTTGCCCTGAAGCTCGCCGGTTCTCTGACCCTTGCGGTCACAGTGCTCACTCCGATCACCTGGTTCTTCATCAAGCTCAGCTCGGCGTTCACCAAGGAGTCCAAGAAAAACACCAGCCTCACGCTTACCGAAGACGAGCTGGTCGTGATGATCGATGAGATCGAAGAGGAAGGAACCCTCGAGAAGAGCGAAAGCGATCTGATCAAGTCCGCCATCACTTTCGACGACACATCGATATCTGAAGTTTACATACCCAGAGTTGACATAGTCGCCGCCAGCAAGGACATCAACATGGACGAGCTGAAGGAGATGTTCACCCATACCGGATACTCCAGGATCCCCATCTACGACGGCAGCATAGACCGCATAATCGGAGTCGTAAATGCGAAGGACTTCTTCAGAAGGGTCGTCAACCATGACAACTTCAATCTGATAGACATAATAAGGCAGGTCAAGTTCTTCCAGGAATCCGCAAGCCTGGCGGAGGTGCTTAACGCTCTGCAGAAGACCAAAGTCCACATGGCCGTGGTCCTTGACTCTTTCGGAGGTACCCTCGGTATCGTGACTTTGGAAGATATAATCGAGGAGCTTGTGGGCGAGATATGGGATGAGAGCGACGATGTCAAACTGCCTGTGGTGAGGGAAGCCGACGGCTCCTACACAGTGATCGGGGACGCCAACATCTATAATGTGATGGACGACCTTGGGCTGAAGTTCGACCCGGAGGATTATGCGGACTACAACGTGAGCGGTTATGTCCAGTACATGATCGACGATATCCCGTACAGGGGTGCGGTTGTCGACAACGATAACGTTAAAATCACTGTAAAGTCGATAAAGGGCCGCCGTGTTAAGGAAGCTCGTTTCGACATCAAGGAAGTTCAGGAGCCGACCGGGGAAGGGAACTGA